From the uncultured Methanomethylovorans sp. genome, the window CACACATTAGAGGACAGTGAGCGCGGCCACAGGGTAGATGGCGTAATAGGAAGGTTGAAATATGTTGCTCCAGCTGCCCAGTTCATATACCTTTCTGCCACAGTTGCCGAACCACTTGCTCTAGCACAAAAACTGGATGCAACATTGGTAGAGTATGAATATCGCCCTGTTCCCATTGAACGTCATCTTATTTTCTGCGAGGAACATGATAAGCTAAAGCTTATGACCCGGTTGGCAAAGGAGGAGTTTGCCAGAACATCCACAAAAGGTCATAAAGGTCAGACTATCATTTTCACAAATTCCAGACGTAATTGTCACAGCATATCAGAAGCATTACCCATGCTCTCTGCACCTTACCATGCCGGTCTTACACAATCAGTGAGAAAATCCGTAGAAGAGCGTTTCCTAAAAGGAAAGTTGCCAGTGGTAGTAACAACTGCCGCTCTTGCAGCAGGTGTAGATTTCCCTTCGTCTCAAGTTATATTTGAATCACTTGCTATGGGGATAGAGTGGCTCAATATTCAGGGATTCATGCAGATGCTGGGGCGTGCAGGACGTCCGGATTACCATGACAGGGGCATTGTGGTGCTGCTAGCAACCCCAAATAAGCGTTATTCCAGCGAGCAGACAGAAACCGAAGATGCTGTTGCAATAAGATTGCTTAAGGGAAACATGCTTGCATCCTCGTTTGATTATGGTGAAGATGAACAGATGGAAGAGATACTGGCATCGGCAGCTGTAACCTCGTCAAGGGCCGATCTGGCAGCTATTCATAAGAGGATGCTGGGTACATTTGAGCTTACAAAGCTTGTTAACAGGCTGCTACACTACAAATTCCTTGAAAAAAGAGAGGACAATATTTCCCTTACACCTTTTGGCCAAATAGCTGCTGGTCATTTCCTGTCAGTATCTTCAGCTTTCCTTATACGCGATGCAGTGCTTAAAGGCAAGGGCCCGCTTGAGATCATTACGAACCTAGAGTTCTTTGATGCCGTTTATTTCAAATATGCGGCTCAGATCTCCACAGCCTTGGATATTAATGTTCCTTCCCGCGTATTCCAAGGTGCTTCTCTTGACATAATATTTGAGGGAGACAATATTTCGCAGCTTGATCTGAACATACAGGAGCAACTCTTTGAATTTGCAGCTGCCTTCCTTACCTGTAAATGCAAGGATTCTCCATATTGTGGATGTGCAGAACGTCGTTTTTCTGCAAAGATTGTGGAGACACGCATGGAAGGTTACGATCCTGCGGGTATTGTACGTAAACTGGAAGATCTGTACGGAGTGACCGCTTATCCAGGCGATGTATTAGGCTATCTTGATAACGTAGTACGCAATCTCGATGCAGTAGAAAAGGTCGCAAAAGTTTATTCTAAAAAAGATATAGTGCGTGCTGCCCGTGAAATGAAGCAGCAGGTTGAAGGCTAATATTATATAGAGGATTCTGATTAACCCTCTGTTTTTTACGTAACCATAAATTTCAAGTGAAATTCATTCTCCCTATCTCTGTTTTTGCTTTATTTCATTCACTTTTTTCCTTGATTTTAGGATGGCCTTTCACAGCTCTCTGCATTGTTGCTGCAAAACCTTTTGTAATTGCTCCGAAATATCCTCGATCCCTGTAAACAATTTCATTCAATTCAGAGAGATCGATCTGAGAAATAAGATAACAAGGGATTCTTGCCTCTTAATAAAGTTTAATTAATATAAATTAACCTTTATGCAAGGAATGAATTAAAATATATAATAAGAGTAAAGTATTAAACTGGAACATGCTAATGGGTGAAAAAGTGATTAATACAATGAGTGAAAAAGAAGCGAAAAACAATAGAATTGAAGAGATTTTCAGTATAGAGAAGGAAAAGCTTCTAAATTTCATAAAGGAAAGAAATGATTACATCAAGAACTTGCCTGAGGTTGAAAAAAAGGCATTTATCTCATCGATAGAGAAGATAAAAGAAAGCAAAGACAAGATCGAAAGGTTGCTCTTAAAAAAGGACACAAATAAAGGTATTCATGACCTTCTTTTCTCTTTTGAAGACCTTCCTCTGTTCGGTAAAGAGTACTGGTTCATGAAATTCACATCAAATGACGGCTCTAAATCTCAGTTCTTCCTTATGTTCGGCAGGTCCGCGGGCGATATCGAGGTCAATGGAAAATATGTAGAGAACAGTCAGGTAATAGATGACAGGACCGAAGGATATTGCATTTCCTGGGTATATGATGAAATGCAGAGGAAAATCACAGATCATCTGGGAACCATTGAATTAAAGGACGATAAAGTAACCTGTTCTACTGAAGATATCCAGGCAAATTTTCATGGATCTTTTCCAAAATATACACTTGATATCTCAAATGGTGAAAAGAACATCTGCTGTCTGAATATTAAAGAGCCTGTAGACAATAAATACAGCTGCGAATTATCGGAAAATTTCAAAGGCCTGTTTGGGTACAGGCTGGCTAACCTGTACTTTGATTTTGAAGGAACTTTATTCGACAAGGATTTCTGCGGAAAATGCTACGTACAGAAAGTGATCGTCATTGGACCCTTTATTCCTTGGAAATGGTCAAGAATAGTTTTCAGGAATGGATCAATTTTTACTTATTATATACCAAATATCGAGTTTGTAGGCCTTGAGTACAACATATACAATTCCATGGAATTTTATGATGCTGATACAAAGATCCTGCATAGATTCAATAAATCCAAAGTGCAGGAGTATCCGTCTAAAAAAAGCGATAAAAGATGGGTAATCACAGCTGAAGATGACAGAGTATTTGTCGTTATGAAAAGTTATTGCAAGGAAGAATTCGATTTCACCCACAACTTCAACTTCAGATATATAGAAAACCTTGTAGATGTCGTAGATCTGAAGATCGAAACAGATGATAAGGTAATAACCTTACAGGAAACCGGCAGTGGGCTGGGGATGGTTGAAGACACATCAGGATTTGTAATATAAGATACAGAATTCCAGATATTTTTGAATAGAATTTTTCTGTAGAAAAGGTGATTGCAGAAGCACTCCTGCAATCACTCTGACCATCCATTTGGACCTTAACTGATTCCTTCTATGATTTCCTCATTAGTTGCTATCATTTGTCACTTTTTCAATTGCATTCTCAATGATCAGCAATCCTTTCTCTAATTCTTCCTTTTTGATGTTCAATGCAGGAAATATCCTTATCCCATTACCCTGTGTCTGAGTGAGGAATAAACCATTTGCTAAGCATTCATTTTTGACCTGAGTAGCAAATTCTTCACTCTTAAATTCAACTAGCATAAGCAATCCTTTTCCCCTAATATCAACAATTATGGTTCCAAAGAGTTGCTGCCACCTACTCATTACATTCAAAGCGAAACTACCCATTTCTTCAACATTTTTAGAGATATCAGTATCAATAAGATGCTTTATCACTCCATGAGCAACAGCACATCCAAGAGGATTGCCACAGTATGTTCCACCGTGATCGCCTATCTCTAATTTCCTTGATACTTCCTCTGACAATGCAAAAGCACCAAATGGAAAACCGCCAGCTATTCCCTTTGCCATTGTAACGAAATCTGCCTTTACACCACAGGAACTTGTAATAAAAACCGGACCAGTCCTAAAAAAGCCAGTCTGGATTTCATCCATAATCAACAGGCTGCCGTTTTTCTTACACAGATTTTCCACCCCTTTAAGGTATTCATCAGAAGGTATGCGAACTCCGCCTTCTCCCTGGATCGGTTCAATGATAACGGCTGCAACGTTCTTGTCCATTGAATTTTCCAGTGCCTCCAGATCATCATAAGGAACGAAACAGTAAGAAGGCATTAGAGGGCTGTACCTGTCCCTATGCTTGGCCTGGCCTGTGGCCGATGTGGTGCTTATTGTACGCCCATGGAAACTCTTGTGGGTAGAAATAATTTCAGGCCTTCTTGTTACCTTTCGGGCCAATTTGATAGCAGCGTCATTTGCTTCAGCTCCGCTATTTGTGAAAAATACTCTTGTAAGATGGAAAGGTAGAATTCCTGCCAGCAAGGACAGTAAACGAGCACGTGCCGGTGAATATGTTAGTCCTGAATTCGGATTTTGGATTATTTTTCTTCCCTGCTCAATCAGAGCGTCGGTAATGACAGGATGGGCATGTCCAATGCATGTTACTCCCCAGCCTGATGTAAAATCAATATACATCTTTCCTTCTTCGTCCCATACAAAAACTCCATCTCCCTTTTCGATGGAGATCTTCTGTTTCACAAAGAAAGGTGCTAAATATTTGTCTTCTATTTCGAATGTATCCTTGCTTGACATTATGGATCATTTCCTTTGCAGACACCCAAATGATTTCGAGAACAATAATTAAAAATTGTCTGTCTCGAATGCCGTTGGGAATCGCCATGTTCAGTAAAAAATAGCTTTCTTCATATTTATGAAACACCATTTACCCCTGAAAAGATCATATTGGATCTCAAAAGCTCCTATTTCAAAGCTGAGAATGATTGTATAAGTAATAGACGAAAAACCTTAACCTTTTGACCCCCCTAAGCTGGATAGTAAGTACTCAAAGAAATTGGGAATGGTAGTTGCAATAGAGATATTTCTATTGCACTTGAAATTAAATGGGGTCAGACAATTCAAAAAAAAAGAATATCTTGAAGCGGTTTTCATCAGTCCTGCACGTAGAGCACGTACAGACATGAATTTTCCCGCATCTCCATAAAGCCCTGTGTTTCGGAAATTCCTGCTTTTTCAAGAAGGACCTTCTTCCAGGATTCAGGGGGTAGTGCGATCTTACCGGTATATGCTTTTGCAGCAATCTGTGCATACTGTAAAGGCTTGCCGCCTATTTTAATTCTCTTTGCTACCTCATTGCGGTATGTCTGGTGCATCATACATGCACTGTGGGCAGCAGAAGGCTGTATAGTATGGTTGTAGTGATCAGTAGCTTCCATATGCACCGGATTGAAATTACCAAGACGTTTGATATATTCCCTTATAGCTTTTGCAAATGGACATACCTTTGTAACAAAGCCATTGGAACTGATCTGTTTGATATTTTCAAACGATGAAAGTACAGATTCTCCATTTACCACTGCATTAGCAAAGTCTTCCCAGTTATCATATTCCTCTTCAGGAACAGATTTTGCAAGAGATTTTGCTTGTCCTACGATATAATTAGTGAAACCTTCCACGCCTTGCTTATCAGAGATATCTTCAAAGAAGAGAAAAACTGACACATCAACAAAAGGATTAGAGGCTATTGCTTCTGCCATTTATTTCACCTTACTCCGCTATTTCCTCACCTGCAGACTTACCTTTTACTATCAATGCAAACACACATGAAGCACTTCTGAGAATGCTTTTAATATGTCTGTCATCGACGTTAATCCTGGTTAGGTTTTCTTGCAGCATCTTTACATCACCCATACGTCCTTTGTTTGCAAGATGCAAACATTCAAGAGGTTGCTTTGCAACAGTTATGTTATTAGCAGCAACTTCTCTGAATCGCTGGTGAGTAATGCAATAATTAGAAACTGCTGAGTCACGGATACGATTATTGTAACTATCAGCGACATCTTCATCCGAGTCGGGTATAGGGCCTATTTTCTGGATGAACCTAATCATTGTAGGAGCCATAGGACATGTCTTTAGTGCATATACGTATCCTATCACATCTCCATCCTTATCTGTGATTGCAAGATCAGTAAGCACATTTACTTCACCTTCTATGGTAAGAGAGGTCCTGCCTTCTTTCATTGCCACATTGAAAGCTGGCCAGCCTACATATGCCTCCTTTCCCATTCTTTCTGCGTAACTTTCTCCGACACGGAGCCAGTATTCCACTACACCCTCAGTGCCAGCCTTGCTAACCATGTCGTCAACAAGTGAGTATAATGCTATATCCATCATAATCAATGCCCTCCGATTAGAATTCCTGAAGTTTTACATTTTTTATAATATTGTGATCCATGTTTTACAAATACTATAGGCAATATTATTATTTATACGAATATATATTTATGGGTTGTATGATTATAAAATACGCTTCCATTTGAATTGTATATCTTCAGGATACACTTTCTCAGTAGTCTCATTATCCTTCTCAATCAACTCAAATGCTTCTTCTACCGAAGATACTTCAAGTGTAAAATTGTCTTCTCCAAACAGATTGTACTCTAGAAATAGAGTATATTCATGTGACCAAAATAAAGTTACATTTTCTTTACTATTTTGGATATTATCTGAATCCGGACAAATACATGACCAGGATGCAACCATTAAAGGATACTTAAGCTCATTGGCATCGATTTGTGAGATATTTGGCTGTTGAAAACTCTTATCATCGCGTCTTTTCATTTGTCTTAACAATAACGGCCAAGGCTTAGATTCCATATTTTCAGAACGCGTTAAATAACAGGTCCATTTATTCCCCATCTTATCCCCCTCATTGAGCATTCACTAATTTGTCAATGAAACTTAGCAATGAACCTAAAGAATCATTATTCAGAAAGAGAAACATATCCCCATAAAGAGTGCAATTGCCTTGAGGACTGCATAAACCCTGTACTTGAAACATCGTTTCAATGTTCAGCACATCGGCAGATGCACCTTTTAGCCGGTTTTCAATTTCATTGAACACTTTTTCTGCATCCCCCAACAAAATAGTAGGAGGAGATTGAATTACCTTGGCTCCAAGGAATTCGTAAATGCTTTTAAGATAAGAACCCGTCAGGATATTCCCCATTTCGTTAAGAGCAGACTCATACATTCCGGGGTCCTCTTCATGTGTAGTGCCACTGATCAAAACGGAACTCAGGGTTGCAGCACTGTTAAAATCAAAAAGTAGCATCATTGTGCCGATCAAGTCTCCTCTGAGATCCATAAGCACAGCCGCCAAAGTCATAGATGATGGAACCATTTGAGACATTGATTTAATATCAATTATCTGTGCATTGGACAGGTTCAGTTGTACCCTGCTGTTCAAGATCTTAGAGAGAGCTGTAGCAGCATTGCCCATACCAATACCCCCTATCTCTTGAAGGGCATCTGACTGGAAACCTGAAAGTTGTGCCATAAGACAAAATCCTATCTTTAAAATCTAGTCCACAGCTTCATTCTCAAGGAAGAAACGCTTACCTGCATAAAAGCGAATGAACTCTTCTTTTCCACCTTTTACTACCTTTATACTGTTATCAGACTCTTCAGCAATATTCACAAAAAGCCCTTCAAGTCTGCTAACTATATCCTTTGGATGTGCAAGGTTATTGATCAGACCGACAAGCAAAATATCTTTAGACGCAAATTTCTCGACCATTCTTGATGCAAAAGTATAGGTAGTGTCTTCTCCTTCTGTCAGGAGTAAATCAGAGAACGGTTCGAATATCAGGGCACAGCCTGCTGGAAGCTTACTTGTCAGGTCAAAGAGGCTGTCAAGTTCATTCTTTGGTAATATGATAATGCCATCTTTTTCCATTAGTTTTTCCTCAGTAGAGGATAACTCGATGAATTTCATAGCTCCGATATCCACTAATTCTCCAAGCCTGTTCTTGTATAAAGAAGTACGAGGCTCGGTAGAGACTAGCACAACATTCATAGTTTCACCATAAAAGCGCAGGCACATTTCTATTACTGAATCTTCATAGCGTGTGCGTGGAGTGTACTCGATCAATGTTGACCACTCTAATAACTTGGAAATATTTTCAGTATCATTCGAGTTATATTTCTCTATCTTTTGCTCAGGTTTTCTGAAAACCATTCCTTCTATGAGAAAATCCCCCAGATTTTGGCGAGGAATGGTCTTAAAAGCCTTGAACATCAAAAAACCAGCTGCTGCAAAAATACTTGTGTACACAGCACTCCAGAAGCCGAGGAATAACAATATCGTATCAACTAAGTTTTGATCAGTTGCGCCAACGGCAAATGAAGGAAAGATTGCGGTAGTTATAAGAAATATTGCTGTCAGAGCAAGAAGAAGCCAAGCAATAGAACCTCTTTTTGTGTCCTCATAGACCTTAATCCAGAAATAAGTAGCAGCCATTCCTCCCAGAAGAGAAATGGATATGAATAAGATATGCAGAATCGTGAGATCGGGACTAAGCATTTTTACCTCCCGAATAATATATATATTTGCGTGAATATAAATAATTAACTATCAAATTTGTGTCTCCCCTTTAGTTGCACTTCTAATAAAATAAATTCCTGTATCAGTATCCAGCACTACGGTGCGTCCATAATTCTTTCCAGTGTCCTCAGCTATTATCGGCACTTTCATCTCAGCCAGTACAACTTTTGTGGCCTGAATATTCCGTTCACCAATGTTCAGGTTTGTATCAGCGTTAAAAGAGAACATTTTCGCCCCGCCAGCTATTTTGGCTACCATTCTTCTGCGTGATGCACCAGCATGTACCATCTCTTCAACAAGAAAGGGAATACCACTATCTGCAAATTTGGCACGATTATCCTTGAAACGTGCATTTTCAATAGTTGGCAGCATTATATGTACCAGCCCACCTATCTTGGTAACCGGATCATAAATGGCAATGCCTATACAAGAGCCCAGACCCAGTGTTGTTAATTTCTCTGGACTACGAGTCACAGCATAGTCTGCCATTCCTATCACTATCATATTATCAATCAATAAATCAAAGATCAATGAAACATTGCATCTACGTGCCCCAGAATTAATTCAAGGGATAAGGGGTCAAACAATGTAAGAATTTTCCCATCCATGCCATTGCCTTTCAGCATGAACAGAGTATCTAGAATGATAGCATGTTCAACTTCCTGGCTCATCTGAATAAGTATATTATCCATTATGGCACCGATCATATCGTACGTATGGAATGGTGCAGACGCAAAAACATCCACTCTTAAAAAGTCTGAAAAAGCAGTCATATAAGTGCTGCCCAAAATATGGCCAACTTCAGAGATTAGAGACTCATTCATTGGATTAGTTATATCTGGATTTTCTTCCTGGGTAATAGTTTTACATATAAGCTGTGCACTTTCCAGTGGTAAGAGCATAACCATATAACCATTTATGCCACCGGATAATTTCATAAGAACTCCTGATACCAGTTTATCAGCACCGCCAGAATATTCTGCCACTTCCTCGATTTTGGCAACTCTCAGGTTAGGAGTCATAATTTTTACTTCGTTACCAAGCATAGTCGCAAGAGAAGTAACCGCGTGACCGATTCCTATATTGCTTATTTCTTTTAAAGCGCTATAATGGAAATCAGTAAGTTTGGAAACATCATAAACCATAAAACCATCTCTTTTAGTTAAGCCAACCGAATTTTCATTTTTGATAGATTCTTTCTCTTGGATTGAATGCTTTGAACAGATCTTTTGAAGGACCTATCAAAGTTTCAGTCTTTCCCATTACAAAAAAACCATCTTTGTTAAGACCATTGTAGAAGTCCATATAGAGGTTCTCTTGCAATTGTTTTTCAAAATAGATAGTAACATTGCGACAGAAAATTGCATCAAAACCCGTCAGTTTCTCTCCAGATATCAGATCGTTCTTGCGGAATTTTGCAATCTTCTTGATATCCTCTTTCAAATGGTAACTATTACCGATCTTATCAAAATACTTAATACGTATATCATTCGGAACTTCTTTCATTTCCAAATCAGTATAAATTGCTTCCTCAGCTCTCTTGATAATATCTTTATCAATATCTGTCCCTGTAATTTGGATGTTATATTTAGAGAAATTATTACCAAGTATCTTTTTTAGCAGTATGGCAATGGAATATGCCTCAACACCCATGGAACAACCTGCGCTCCATATTCTTATATTCTTAAGCCCAGTACTCTTTGACTTAATGATAGCAGGCAGAACTTCCTTCTCCACAACTTCATAAGTTTCCGAGTTCCTAAAGAAGTTGGTCACATTCACAGTGAGTGCATCCATAAGATGTTGATATTCTTCTTTATGGGTGTTAAGATATTGCACGTATTCCCCATAATTTTTGGAATTCGTGGTCCTCATTCTTACGTCAATTCTTCGTTTGAAATGTGCATCCTTATATTGCTCACAGTTGAAGCCCAAATTCTTTTTAATAAGGCCCTTTAATTTCAAATATTCCTGATCTTCAGAGGACTCAAGTTTTAACATCTAGCCAACTCCTTCAATTTAGATTCGATTTCACTGATTTGATTATACGACGTTTTTTAGACAGTACCCGATCTGAACAGATCATCCCATCATTTTTTTCATCACAGCAGCAAGAATAATATCCGATGCTCCGGGCTCAAAGAGCATATTAAATTCGTTTCTGGAATTAGTTGAAGGCACATAACCTACTCCTTTGACAACAATGAATTCATCTGCAAGGGACCCTATAGTTTGTTTGATATATTTCCCAACACCTTCCATATCGACATATACCTCAGGATCACCTATTTGCAGGTTCACACCCAGAAACTCGTTAACTACTTTCATGTATGCAGCACACAGGCGCAGCCCCATTTCCCTCAGTCGCTTTACTTCTTCCTCCTGGATAGTATGAGTGCTACCGATTGGTTTTTTCCTCATAAGATCAACAAACGAAAGTGCTGAGTATTTGGGAAGCAATATTAGTGTTCCACCGCTAACGTCACCTGTGATTTTTAAGTGAATCGCTACAACGCTTTTCTGCTTAATGTCAGAGGCTTCAGTCATTATTCTTTCAAGTGAATACATATCCACTTTTGGAATGTCTATCTTTACCTCACGATCAACCATTTTTGAAAGTGATGTCGCCAGGTGTCCCATTCCTATGTTGCCTGCTTCCTGAAAGGCACCTTTAGTCATTTCATCGAGTTCAGCCATGATCACATCTCCATAAATATCAAACCAATGTTCCTATGTCAATTATAAGACAAACAGTACCATCTCCCAGTATAGTAGCACCTGCAAATCCCTTGACGCTACGCAGCATTTTGCTGTCAAGAGATTTGATTATGACTTCCTGCTGTCCCAAGAGTTCATCAACTACGAAACCAAAGTGATTCCCTAGCTTTTCTACAACTACCACTATCAGGTTTTCTTTAGTAGTTTCTTCAACATGGCTATCAAGTAGCTTTTCAAGCCTCAATAGGGGTAAAACTTCGCCACGCAAGAGTATAACTTCTTGACCTTCTATTGTCTTGATATCTTTCGACTTTATGCCTACATCTCTTACCACATTGTTAAGCGGTATAGCGTACGTTTCACCTGCTGTCTTGATCATTAATGATTGGATGATCGCAATAGTAAGAGGTAATTGAAGAGTAACAATACTGCCTTCTCCTATCACGGACTTTACAGATACATTACCACCCAAAGATTCTATTTTGGTCTTGGCAACATCCATACCAACACCGCGACCAGAAACATCCGTTATAACAGTATTAGTACTAAAGCCAGGGAGGAATATCAAATTAAGAGCTTCTTCATCTGAGAGCTTGGCAGCTTCTTCTTTGCTCATAAGACTCTTTCTTACAGCAACCTCTCGTAATTTAACAGGATCCATACCTTTTCCATCATCCTGCACTTCAATAAGTACAGTATTCCTCTGCCTCGAAGCAGCAAGGCGTACAAGCCCTTCTGATGACTTGCCTGCTTTTGCACGTTCTTCAGGTGATTCCAGACCATGGTCCACAGCATTTCGTAGTAGATGTACCAGAGGATCGCCGATCT encodes:
- a CDS encoding chemotaxis protein CheC, which gives rise to MVYDVSKLTDFHYSALKEISNIGIGHAVTSLATMLGNEVKIMTPNLRVAKIEEVAEYSGGADKLVSGVLMKLSGGINGYMVMLLPLESAQLICKTITQEENPDITNPMNESLISEVGHILGSTYMTAFSDFLRVDVFASAPFHTYDMIGAIMDNILIQMSQEVEHAIILDTLFMLKGNGMDGKILTLFDPLSLELILGHVDAMFH
- a CDS encoding DUF3795 domain-containing protein, whose protein sequence is MLSPDLTILHILFISISLLGGMAATYFWIKVYEDTKRGSIAWLLLALTAIFLITTAIFPSFAVGATDQNLVDTILLFLGFWSAVYTSIFAAAGFLMFKAFKTIPRQNLGDFLIEGMVFRKPEQKIEKYNSNDTENISKLLEWSTLIEYTPRTRYEDSVIEMCLRFYGETMNVVLVSTEPRTSLYKNRLGELVDIGAMKFIELSSTEEKLMEKDGIIILPKNELDSLFDLTSKLPAGCALIFEPFSDLLLTEGEDTTYTFASRMVEKFASKDILLVGLINNLAHPKDIVSRLEGLFVNIAEESDNSIKVVKGGKEEFIRFYAGKRFFLENEAVD
- a CDS encoding aspartate aminotransferase family protein, with the translated sequence MSSKDTFEIEDKYLAPFFVKQKISIEKGDGVFVWDEEGKMYIDFTSGWGVTCIGHAHPVITDALIEQGRKIIQNPNSGLTYSPARARLLSLLAGILPFHLTRVFFTNSGAEANDAAIKLARKVTRRPEIISTHKSFHGRTISTTSATGQAKHRDRYSPLMPSYCFVPYDDLEALENSMDKNVAAVIIEPIQGEGGVRIPSDEYLKGVENLCKKNGSLLIMDEIQTGFFRTGPVFITSSCGVKADFVTMAKGIAGGFPFGAFALSEEVSRKLEIGDHGGTYCGNPLGCAVAHGVIKHLIDTDISKNVEEMGSFALNVMSRWQQLFGTIIVDIRGKGLLMLVEFKSEEFATQVKNECLANGLFLTQTQGNGIRIFPALNIKKEELEKGLLIIENAIEKVTNDSN
- a CDS encoding chemotaxis protein CheC: MAQLSGFQSDALQEIGGIGMGNAATALSKILNSRVQLNLSNAQIIDIKSMSQMVPSSMTLAAVLMDLRGDLIGTMMLLFDFNSAATLSSVLISGTTHEEDPGMYESALNEMGNILTGSYLKSIYEFLGAKVIQSPPTILLGDAEKVFNEIENRLKGASADVLNIETMFQVQGLCSPQGNCTLYGDMFLFLNNDSLGSLLSFIDKLVNAQ
- a CDS encoding chemotaxis protein CheD (catalyzes the conversion of glutamine residues to glutamate on methyl-accepting chemotaxis receptors), whose protein sequence is MIVIGMADYAVTRSPEKLTTLGLGSCIGIAIYDPVTKIGGLVHIMLPTIENARFKDNRAKFADSGIPFLVEEMVHAGASRRRMVAKIAGGAKMFSFNADTNLNIGERNIQATKVVLAEMKVPIIAEDTGKNYGRTVVLDTDTGIYFIRSATKGETQI
- a CDS encoding chemotaxis protein CheC, producing the protein MAELDEMTKGAFQEAGNIGMGHLATSLSKMVDREVKIDIPKVDMYSLERIMTEASDIKQKSVVAIHLKITGDVSGGTLILLPKYSALSFVDLMRKKPIGSTHTIQEEEVKRLREMGLRLCAAYMKVVNEFLGVNLQIGDPEVYVDMEGVGKYIKQTIGSLADEFIVVKGVGYVPSTNSRNEFNMLFEPGASDIILAAVMKKMMG
- a CDS encoding DUF5814 domain-containing protein, with translation MTLWILINPETTKLFVFIIKSGRKLPLFTGELILNKTPAGPRPHKFRVLRDGKEEYMTPADFVDLLRMADRIMIAKGGNDVTAAAFLDMLKGFQLEGEFVNVCRFCMLKHRFNFLNRRSIQYHSQKICEECAKEELAKVLNAPYSHYSDEAKQRIEEMLLQTRDFDRTVGSLDPEGLDQELTRFDTVQASSNAKTMKIADLPISKSFKDILLKKSKELLPVQTIAVDLGLFKGKDQLVTSVTATGKTLIGELAGIENLLRKRGKMLYLVPLVALANQKYDQFTDKYGSLGITTSIRIGSARIHTSSTLKMRRTLDSDIIVGTYEGIDFILRSGDADLLGKIGTVVIDEVHTLEDSERGHRVDGVIGRLKYVAPAAQFIYLSATVAEPLALAQKLDATLVEYEYRPVPIERHLIFCEEHDKLKLMTRLAKEEFARTSTKGHKGQTIIFTNSRRNCHSISEALPMLSAPYHAGLTQSVRKSVEERFLKGKLPVVVTTAALAAGVDFPSSQVIFESLAMGIEWLNIQGFMQMLGRAGRPDYHDRGIVVLLATPNKRYSSEQTETEDAVAIRLLKGNMLASSFDYGEDEQMEEILASAAVTSSRADLAAIHKRMLGTFELTKLVNRLLHYKFLEKREDNISLTPFGQIAAGHFLSVSSAFLIRDAVLKGKGPLEIITNLEFFDAVYFKYAAQISTALDINVPSRVFQGASLDIIFEGDNISQLDLNIQEQLFEFAAAFLTCKCKDSPYCGCAERRFSAKIVETRMEGYDPAGIVRKLEDLYGVTAYPGDVLGYLDNVVRNLDAVEKVAKVYSKKDIVRAAREMKQQVEG
- a CDS encoding protein-glutamate O-methyltransferase CheR, with the translated sequence MLKLESSEDQEYLKLKGLIKKNLGFNCEQYKDAHFKRRIDVRMRTTNSKNYGEYVQYLNTHKEEYQHLMDALTVNVTNFFRNSETYEVVEKEVLPAIIKSKSTGLKNIRIWSAGCSMGVEAYSIAILLKKILGNNFSKYNIQITGTDIDKDIIKRAEEAIYTDLEMKEVPNDIRIKYFDKIGNSYHLKEDIKKIAKFRKNDLISGEKLTGFDAIFCRNVTIYFEKQLQENLYMDFYNGLNKDGFFVMGKTETLIGPSKDLFKAFNPRERIYQK